The following coding sequences are from one Nonlabens arenilitoris window:
- a CDS encoding uracil-DNA glycosylase family protein, with product MKELIKTISQCTVCKEHLSLGPRPIVTAHKKSKIVIIGQAPGTVVHKTGIPWNDKSGENLRQWLNISREDFYDVEKFAIIPMGFCYPGKGKTGDLPPRKECAPLWHNQLLSHLTEVELILLIGKYAQDYYLKESSRKTLTETVKNYQEYLPKYFVLPHPSPRNNIWQAKNEWFKRLVLPELKNEIKCILG from the coding sequence ATGAAAGAATTAATTAAGACCATATCACAATGTACGGTTTGCAAAGAACATTTATCGTTAGGTCCTAGACCCATCGTTACAGCACACAAAAAAAGTAAAATAGTCATAATAGGACAAGCACCAGGAACTGTGGTACACAAAACGGGTATACCGTGGAATGATAAAAGTGGTGAGAATTTAAGACAATGGCTTAACATATCACGAGAGGACTTCTATGATGTGGAAAAATTTGCTATTATTCCTATGGGATTCTGCTATCCAGGAAAAGGTAAAACAGGTGATTTACCACCTAGAAAAGAGTGTGCTCCTTTGTGGCACAATCAGTTATTAAGTCATTTAACAGAAGTGGAACTCATTCTACTTATAGGTAAATATGCACAAGATTATTACCTCAAAGAATCTAGCAGAAAGACTTTAACTGAAACGGTTAAGAACTATCAAGAATATTTACCTAAATATTTTGTATTACCACATCCATCACCCAGAAATAATATTTGGCAAGCTAAAAATGAGTGGTTCAAAAGATTAGTTCTTCCGGAACTTAAAAATGAAATAAAATGCATACTTGGTTAA
- a CDS encoding tRNA dihydrouridine synthase — protein sequence MSFTLLSSPLQGFTEFRFRNALHKYFGGIDTFYAPYIRFNNKPEISAKYQRDLQLENNHVPDLIPQVMTNSADEFITAVKYIRSLGYKELNWNLGCPYPMVTKKGMGSGLICDPSKIDAILDRVHTETDVIVSMKMRMGYLEPTEILDTFPILEKYPIKNIAIHARIGKQLYKGGVDLASFQRCLDTTKTKLYYNGDITTVAGFRKMQEQFPTIDHWMIGRGLIADPFLPSMIKSDTEVYPENRWEIFREFHDTIYQEYDDFLQGPTPIKMKMQGFWEYWSQTFPNPQKAFKAIKKANNPRAYKQAVNDNLKTVIN from the coding sequence ATGTCATTTACTCTTCTATCATCACCATTACAAGGTTTTACAGAGTTCCGTTTTAGGAATGCGCTACATAAGTACTTTGGTGGTATAGACACCTTTTATGCACCTTATATCAGGTTTAATAATAAGCCAGAAATCAGTGCAAAATACCAGCGCGATTTACAACTAGAAAATAATCATGTACCTGATTTGATTCCGCAGGTAATGACTAACAGTGCCGATGAGTTCATCACAGCTGTAAAATACATCAGGTCTTTAGGTTATAAAGAATTGAATTGGAACCTAGGATGTCCTTACCCTATGGTGACTAAAAAAGGTATGGGAAGTGGTTTGATTTGTGATCCTTCTAAAATAGATGCCATACTGGATCGCGTTCATACAGAGACCGATGTGATTGTTTCTATGAAAATGAGAATGGGATATCTAGAACCTACAGAGATACTGGACACCTTTCCTATTCTAGAAAAATATCCTATTAAAAATATAGCCATTCACGCACGTATAGGCAAGCAACTATACAAAGGTGGCGTGGATCTAGCATCATTCCAGCGCTGTCTAGATACTACTAAAACTAAACTTTATTATAATGGTGACATAACTACAGTTGCTGGTTTTAGAAAAATGCAGGAACAATTCCCAACCATCGACCACTGGATGATCGGTCGTGGACTTATCGCAGATCCTTTTCTACCGAGCATGATCAAGTCAGATACCGAAGTTTATCCAGAAAATCGCTGGGAAATTTTCCGTGAATTTCACGATACGATTTATCAAGAGTATGATGATTTTCTACAAGGACCAACGCCTATCAAGATGAAAATGCAAGGTTTTTGGGAATACTGGTCACAAACGTTTCCTAATCCGCAAAAGGCTTTTAAAGCGATTAAAAAAGCAAATAATCCACGAGCTTATAAGCAGGCTGTTAATGATAATTTGAAGACGGTTATCAATTAA
- a CDS encoding DUF6794 domain-containing protein, with translation MKRAYYMKYIVLMLLILGISIAAAQDGLNSIPVSETFSENGSFKIKSIAFNNTPGNLDGVSYVYDGDQLMYQIPRSFDMLLDNSTRVVLSNDGRIVVYYQNKKYRPEKEYDNVVVYKEGLLFGSFTTDQYADCSSKENNCTVLYNNYDAVIDYKRSDYGKADYEKVLRSMDEDEEWLHHKMLVVKDNIIYTVSGQKKISVFHTDDLVLEKNVDFEKLYPFIKDFPSPKTTILNVPKTRMTIDQFIEKKSGETLNRLLEKRYNLKSVSRNDKKAASEFQLYHISMTGYMTRFGFLELTSLDVDPRFDKEDLIKYIDDLRFDPATIDHELPKQYFNYYAMSYRNPNDNVARDEKIAFNKAVKEEQLRRERLDTINGFYIPRSLEESFVQLDKIMPEKERKILVSLENQPDKYNSDAGGLGIWIRTNWGIIDGSRLKTYFNERNFHDPKKISGIIVAQYIKYLKRESQVARNWERTHPRI, from the coding sequence ATGAAAAGAGCATATTATATGAAGTACATCGTACTTATGCTGTTGATATTAGGGATATCAATAGCTGCCGCACAAGACGGACTCAATAGCATACCTGTTTCTGAAACTTTTTCAGAAAACGGATCTTTTAAAATAAAATCTATTGCATTTAATAACACACCAGGAAACCTAGATGGTGTATCATATGTCTATGATGGCGATCAATTGATGTATCAGATACCACGATCTTTTGACATGTTATTAGATAACAGTACTCGCGTTGTACTTTCAAATGATGGTAGAATAGTTGTTTATTATCAAAACAAAAAATATAGACCAGAAAAGGAATATGATAATGTAGTGGTTTATAAAGAAGGACTACTCTTTGGCAGCTTTACCACAGATCAATATGCTGATTGTAGTAGTAAGGAAAATAATTGTACTGTATTATATAATAACTATGATGCTGTGATTGACTATAAGAGAAGTGACTATGGAAAAGCAGACTATGAAAAGGTGCTGCGCAGTATGGATGAAGATGAAGAATGGTTGCATCATAAAATGCTTGTCGTAAAGGATAATATAATTTATACAGTAAGCGGTCAGAAAAAGATAAGTGTATTTCATACCGATGATTTAGTTTTAGAAAAGAATGTCGATTTTGAGAAGCTTTATCCATTTATCAAGGACTTCCCTAGTCCCAAGACTACGATTCTTAATGTTCCTAAGACCAGAATGACCATCGATCAATTTATTGAAAAAAAATCAGGTGAGACATTAAATCGTCTTTTAGAGAAACGATATAATTTAAAGTCGGTCTCTAGGAATGATAAAAAAGCTGCTAGCGAGTTTCAATTATATCATATTTCTATGACTGGCTATATGACACGTTTTGGGTTCTTAGAATTGACTTCTTTAGATGTAGATCCTAGATTTGATAAGGAAGATCTTATCAAGTATATAGACGACTTGAGATTTGATCCAGCAACTATAGATCATGAATTACCTAAGCAATATTTCAACTACTATGCTATGTCTTATCGCAATCCTAATGACAACGTTGCGAGAGATGAAAAAATAGCATTTAATAAAGCTGTTAAAGAAGAACAACTCAGAAGAGAACGACTAGATACTATCAATGGATTTTATATCCCTAGATCGCTTGAAGAATCTTTTGTCCAATTAGATAAGATTATGCCAGAAAAAGAACGTAAAATTCTGGTATCCTTAGAAAATCAACCAGATAAATACAACTCTGACGCAGGTGGACTAGGTATATGGATAAGAACTAACTGGGGTATTATTGATGGGTCTAGACTAAAAACCTACTTTAATGAACGCAATTTTCACGACCCAAAAAAGATTTCAGGTATTATTGTAGCGCAATATATTAAATATCTAAAGAGAGAATCTCAAGTAGCCAGAAACTGGGAACGAACACATCCTAGAATTTAG
- a CDS encoding RluA family pseudouridine synthase has translation MPSLENCFTLFKTDITGISIPKKFTFPIFYEPHELSLIATRELQEYLEQPQDWQHNFWNEKTGAGEAAGKMFGVLVVQKEEGELGYLSAFSGQIDGTMDIDPFVPAAYVEDFDKSYCDGQFKEFTKLSNQVAALEQTKEYTTALNNLNYLKEKASLLLEAQRKKHKLQSRELKAQLRQSSKTLDEQEFQKLKALQHQQHLNQKFLYREYEIYLLEKQQPFQVIVDQYQQQMEMLTQQRRQQSLELQDWIFKQYALLNARGERKNVLEIFNELQLGAPPASTGDCAAPKLLQYAFAKALKPIALAEFWWGKSSKSQIRKHKQFYPACRSKCEPILGHMLQGLDVEDNPLLVNPAVGKTMDVIYEDEAIIIVNKPEEFLSVPGKTIKDSVYSRLKELYPEATGPILVHRLDMSTSGILVATKNLEYYHFIQEQFVSRTITKRYVALLDGVLENENGMIELPLRVDLDNRPTQLVCYDYGKEARTKYQVIERRDAHTLVHFYPITGRTHQLRVHAAHASGLNAPIVGDDLYGTATNRLHLHAEFIKFIHPVTGKSVSFKAPVPF, from the coding sequence ATGCCTTCATTAGAAAATTGCTTTACTCTTTTTAAAACGGACATAACAGGAATCTCTATTCCTAAGAAGTTTACGTTTCCTATTTTCTATGAGCCACATGAGTTGTCCTTAATAGCGACTCGTGAATTACAAGAATATTTAGAACAACCACAAGACTGGCAACACAACTTTTGGAATGAAAAGACAGGTGCTGGAGAAGCCGCAGGAAAAATGTTTGGTGTACTGGTCGTACAAAAAGAAGAAGGAGAACTAGGATATCTATCTGCTTTTAGCGGCCAGATAGATGGAACTATGGATATTGATCCCTTTGTACCAGCTGCTTATGTTGAGGATTTTGATAAAAGTTATTGTGATGGGCAGTTTAAAGAATTTACAAAGTTAAGTAATCAGGTAGCAGCGTTAGAACAAACTAAGGAGTACACTACCGCTTTAAATAATCTTAACTATTTAAAAGAAAAGGCATCCCTTTTACTTGAGGCACAGCGCAAAAAACATAAACTTCAGTCTCGAGAACTTAAAGCACAACTTAGACAAAGCTCTAAAACTCTAGACGAGCAAGAATTTCAAAAGCTTAAAGCTTTACAACACCAACAACATCTCAATCAGAAGTTTCTCTATCGAGAATATGAGATTTACCTATTAGAAAAGCAGCAACCATTTCAAGTTATCGTTGATCAATATCAACAGCAAATGGAAATGCTAACCCAGCAACGTAGACAGCAATCATTAGAATTACAGGATTGGATTTTTAAGCAGTATGCATTACTCAATGCTCGTGGTGAACGCAAAAATGTATTAGAAATCTTTAATGAACTTCAATTAGGCGCTCCACCAGCATCTACAGGAGATTGTGCCGCACCTAAATTGTTGCAATACGCTTTCGCGAAAGCGTTAAAACCCATAGCCCTTGCAGAATTTTGGTGGGGAAAATCGTCTAAATCACAAATCAGAAAACACAAGCAATTTTATCCAGCTTGTCGCAGTAAGTGTGAACCTATATTAGGCCATATGCTGCAAGGATTAGACGTTGAAGACAATCCACTGCTCGTAAATCCTGCCGTAGGAAAAACGATGGATGTGATCTATGAAGATGAGGCCATTATTATTGTAAATAAACCCGAGGAGTTTTTATCTGTGCCTGGTAAAACTATAAAAGACAGTGTATATAGTAGACTGAAAGAGTTATATCCAGAAGCTACGGGACCTATTTTAGTACACAGATTAGATATGTCAACATCTGGGATTTTAGTAGCCACAAAAAACTTAGAATATTATCATTTTATTCAAGAGCAATTTGTGAGTCGTACTATCACTAAACGTTATGTAGCATTGCTCGATGGTGTTTTAGAGAACGAAAATGGTATGATTGAACTTCCATTGCGTGTTGATTTAGATAACAGACCTACACAATTAGTATGCTATGACTACGGTAAAGAAGCGCGCACTAAATATCAAGTGATTGAGCGTCGTGATGCACACACCTTAGTTCACTTCTATCCTATTACCGGTCGCACACATCAGTTAAGAGTTCACGCAGCACATGCCAGTGGATTGAATGCACCGATTGTAGGAGATGATCTATATGGTACAGCAACAAATCGTTTACATTTACATGCTGAGTTTATAAAATTTATTCATCCTGTGACTGGTAAATCAGTTTCCTTTAAAGCACCTGTACCTTTTTAA
- a CDS encoding B12-binding domain-containing radical SAM protein — protein MEQRDLLLITPPFTQLNTPYPATAYIKGFLNTKDVSSFQMDLGIEVILALFSKDGMESMFDLAFDNQSITSQNSQRIYALQDQYLQVLEPVISFLQGHNDTLARQICTHNYLPRASRFEQLDDMEWAFGNMGMQDKAKHLATLYLEDLSDFIKECVDENFGFSRYAERLGMSANSFDEIYDHLESDLTAIDDITLNILEKRIKEVQPQLVCLSVPFPGNLYSSLRCGQYIKKHYPHIKIAFGGGFANTELRSVTDVRVFEFIDYISLDDGELPLELIVKDVLDQHQQHVFKRTFILENNEVVYKINSTQSDYKQSQVGTPDYSDLLLDEYISVIEIANPMHSLWSDGRWNKLTMAHGCYWGKCTFCDVSLDYIKLYEPVAAGILVDRMEQLITQTGESGFHFVDEAAPPALMRALALEIIKRKLSVTWWTNIRFEKNFTQDLCHLLKASGCIAVSGGLEVASDRLLKLIDKGVTVAQVAQVTRNLTESGIMVHAYLMYGYPTQTMQETVDSLEMVRQLFELGIIQSGFWHQFALTAHSPVGMNPERYSITPKLKPISFANNDVQFEDSTGVNHAKFSYGLKKSLFNYMHGIGFELDLQEWFEFDIPQSQINPHYIEDCLNHNAYRAPKSNHKLVWLGNSPLIGASTILKKSKEINTLKLQFHQATDWFEIELEESKADWLIDQLEQSVPTVSPIMTYGAMKKSYESQWEQFDAFWFSEPMEELKAHGFLIL, from the coding sequence ATGGAACAAAGAGATTTATTACTAATTACGCCACCGTTCACCCAACTGAACACACCGTATCCGGCGACAGCTTACATCAAAGGTTTCTTGAATACCAAAGATGTGAGTTCATTCCAGATGGATTTAGGAATAGAAGTGATTCTTGCTTTATTTTCAAAAGATGGAATGGAATCAATGTTCGATCTGGCTTTTGATAATCAAAGTATTACATCTCAAAATAGCCAGCGCATTTACGCCTTACAAGATCAATATTTACAAGTACTGGAACCTGTAATTTCCTTTTTACAAGGCCATAACGATACACTGGCTAGACAAATTTGTACTCATAATTATTTACCTAGAGCGTCTAGATTTGAGCAGTTAGATGATATGGAATGGGCTTTTGGTAATATGGGAATGCAGGATAAAGCAAAACATCTGGCTACATTGTATTTAGAAGATTTATCAGACTTTATTAAGGAATGTGTCGATGAAAACTTTGGGTTCAGTCGTTATGCAGAGCGTTTAGGAATGAGTGCTAACAGCTTTGATGAAATCTATGACCATTTAGAAAGTGACCTCACTGCTATTGATGATATCACACTGAACATTTTAGAGAAAAGAATTAAAGAAGTGCAACCTCAACTGGTTTGTCTGTCTGTTCCATTTCCTGGAAATTTATATAGTTCTTTGAGATGTGGTCAGTATATTAAGAAGCATTATCCTCATATTAAAATCGCTTTCGGTGGTGGATTTGCTAATACTGAATTACGCTCTGTGACTGATGTACGCGTGTTTGAATTTATTGATTATATCTCATTAGATGATGGTGAGTTACCGCTAGAATTGATTGTAAAAGATGTTTTAGATCAGCATCAACAACACGTTTTTAAACGCACTTTTATTTTAGAAAATAATGAGGTTGTATATAAAATCAATAGTACCCAAAGTGATTATAAACAAAGTCAAGTAGGAACACCTGATTATAGTGATTTACTACTGGATGAGTATATATCAGTCATAGAAATTGCAAATCCTATGCACAGTTTATGGAGTGATGGTCGCTGGAATAAACTGACCATGGCACATGGTTGTTACTGGGGAAAATGTACATTTTGTGATGTTTCCCTAGATTATATTAAACTTTATGAGCCCGTTGCTGCTGGCATATTAGTAGATCGCATGGAGCAATTGATAACTCAAACTGGTGAAAGTGGTTTTCACTTTGTTGATGAAGCAGCACCGCCAGCATTAATGCGAGCATTAGCACTAGAGATTATTAAGAGAAAACTATCAGTTACCTGGTGGACAAATATCAGGTTTGAAAAGAACTTCACTCAAGATCTATGTCATTTACTAAAAGCTAGTGGTTGTATAGCCGTTTCTGGTGGATTAGAAGTAGCGTCTGACCGCTTATTAAAATTGATAGACAAAGGTGTAACCGTTGCTCAAGTAGCACAAGTGACTAGAAACTTAACAGAATCTGGTATCATGGTACATGCTTACTTAATGTATGGATATCCTACACAAACAATGCAAGAGACAGTAGACAGTCTAGAAATGGTACGACAGCTATTTGAATTAGGTATCATACAGTCAGGATTTTGGCATCAGTTTGCACTTACAGCACATAGCCCAGTAGGTATGAATCCTGAGCGATATAGTATTACACCAAAATTGAAACCTATATCATTTGCTAATAATGATGTGCAATTTGAAGATTCTACTGGAGTTAATCACGCAAAGTTTAGTTATGGTTTAAAAAAATCATTGTTCAACTACATGCACGGTATAGGATTTGAACTTGATTTACAAGAATGGTTTGAATTTGACATTCCTCAAAGTCAAATTAATCCACATTATATCGAGGATTGTTTAAATCACAATGCTTATCGAGCACCTAAGTCTAATCACAAATTGGTATGGTTAGGGAATTCACCATTAATAGGTGCGTCTACGATATTAAAAAAAAGCAAAGAAATCAACACTTTAAAACTTCAATTTCACCAAGCCACTGATTGGTTTGAAATAGAGCTGGAAGAATCAAAAGCAGACTGGTTGATAGATCAATTAGAACAGTCTGTACCTACAGTTAGCCCCATAATGACCTATGGTGCCATGAAGAAAAGTTATGAATCGCAATGGGAACAATTTGATGCTTTCTGGTTTTCAGAACCTATGGAAGAACTTAAGGCTCATGGGTTTTTAATCTTATAA